ACGGGAGTTTTAATAGGGATTATTCAGTATCAAATCCGGCCCGATTTTTATGGCTCGTTTCCGATTGCCTTAAAACTTGCTTTTGCACTCTCCTTTGGGGCTCTTCTCGGAGATCTGATCGGGAGCTTTGTTAAGAGGAGAATAGGTATGGAAAGAGGTTATCCGGCAGTTGGTCTCGACCAATGGGGCTTTTTAGTCTCTGCACTGGTTTTAGCCTATCCAGTAAAAACTCTCACGACTGGGCAGGTGTTGTTCCTTTTCCTTGTAACTCCCTTCATCCATTGGGGGGCCAACGTTTTGGCGTATAAGCTGAAGTGGAAAAGCGTTCCGTGGTAGGCACTTTTGTTTTATGACAAACCTTTTATAAACCACGCTGGTAATTTTGGATGGTGAGAGGATGAAGGTGAAAGTAAGGTATTTTGCCCGCTTTAGGGAGCTAGCTGGAAAGGGAGAGGAGGAAATTGATCTTCCGGACGGAAGTAAGATAAGAGACCTTGTTGAGAAGATAAAAGAACTCCATCCTGAGTTTAAAGGGGAGGTTTTCGGCGAGGACTACGATGACAGCGCAGATGTGAACATCTCAAGAAACGGCAGATACGCTTCTTTCGATGAGGAACTAAAAGATGGTGACATTGTAGCTTTATTCCCACCCACGAGTGGTGGATAACATGCTAACGGAAAAAGAAATGGAAAGATACGACAGACAGATCAGGATTTTCGGGGTTGAAGGGCAGGAAAAGCTCAAGAAGAGCAAGGTGGCCGTTGTAGGTGTGGGAGGGCTTGGAAGCCCCGTCGCTTATTATTTGGCGGCTGCGGGAGTAAACCTCCTGCTCATAGATGAGCAACTCCCAGAACTGAGCAACTTAAACAGGCAGATTCTTCACTGGGAAGAAGACTTGGGGAAGAACCCAAAGCCACTATCAGCTAAATGGAAGCTTGAGCGCTTTAATTCCAGTGTGAAAATAGAGACCTTTGCTGGAAAGCTCACAAGAGAGAACGTAAAAGAGGTTCTCAAAAACGTCGA
The Thermococcus sp. 2319x1 DNA segment above includes these coding regions:
- a CDS encoding CDP-2,3-bis-(O-geranylgeranyl)-sn-glycerol synthase, producing MNELLEAFWYILPAYFANASPVIFKGKIPMDFGKSFVDGRRILGDGKTWRGFFGGLFTGVLIGIIQYQIRPDFYGSFPIALKLAFALSFGALLGDLIGSFVKRRIGMERGYPAVGLDQWGFLVSALVLAYPVKTLTTGQVLFLFLVTPFIHWGANVLAYKLKWKSVPW
- a CDS encoding ThiF family adenylyltransferase; translated protein: MLTEKEMERYDRQIRIFGVEGQEKLKKSKVAVVGVGGLGSPVAYYLAAAGVNLLLIDEQLPELSNLNRQILHWEEDLGKNPKPLSAKWKLERFNSSVKIETFAGKLTRENVKEVLKNVDVIVDCLDNFETRYLLDEFAHKSGIPLVHGAVEGLYGQVTTIIPGKTKSLRDIFPTPPKKKEKFPILGATAGVIGTIQAAEVVKLITGKGEVLANKLLIVDLMHNSFEVIDLED
- a CDS encoding ubiquitin-like small modifier protein 1, with the translated sequence MKVKVRYFARFRELAGKGEEEIDLPDGSKIRDLVEKIKELHPEFKGEVFGEDYDDSADVNISRNGRYASFDEELKDGDIVALFPPTSGG